The proteins below are encoded in one region of Candidatus Methylacidiphilales bacterium:
- a CDS encoding transcriptional repressor: MTEPGPEIKEKIIGFMESNGLRLTSQRKAIIEAAFNTSEHYTAEELLSRARGIDSSVSRATIYRTLPVLVKSGLLRELDLGKGQTYYDPNYATHPNHNHIICLDCDKIVEFEDYCLDVRESVLAKGLGFRPGAVRLRIEGNCEELQTTGTCSRRLGAANPGPKSAA; encoded by the coding sequence ATGACCGAGCCCGGACCCGAGATTAAAGAAAAAATTATCGGCTTCATGGAAAGCAACGGCCTGCGCCTGACTTCCCAGCGCAAGGCCATCATTGAGGCCGCATTCAACACTTCCGAACACTACACGGCGGAGGAATTGCTGAGCCGCGCCCGGGGCATCGACTCCTCCGTTTCCCGCGCCACGATCTACCGCACCCTTCCGGTGCTGGTCAAAAGCGGGCTTCTGCGGGAATTGGATCTTGGGAAAGGCCAGACCTACTACGATCCCAACTACGCCACGCATCCAAACCACAACCACATCATCTGCCTGGATTGCGACAAGATCGTCGAGTTCGAGGACTATTGCCTGGACGTGCGGGAAAGCGTGCTGGCCAAGGGGCTCGGCTTCCGGCCCGGCGCGGTCCGCCTCCGGATCGAGGGCAACTGCGAGGAACTTCAAACCACGGGAACCTGTTCACGCAGGCTGGGCGCGGCTAACCCCGGCCCCAAAAGTGCGGCCTAA
- a CDS encoding DNA-3-methyladenine glycosylase, whose translation MKKGAKLDGDFYLRGDVVRIAKELLGKSLVTQFQGKRTSGMIVETEAYCGTDDRACHANNGRRTARNDVMYGPGGHAYVYLCYGLHHLFNVVTNREGRADAVLIRALVPLERIDVMLRRRKMKELQPRLASGPGALTEALGIRVKHNRTDLSGASIWIEDCGIEFGKNEIWAGPRVGVSYAGEHSLRPWRFCVKTKDGVIK comes from the coding sequence ATGAAAAAAGGCGCCAAATTGGACGGGGATTTTTATCTGCGCGGCGACGTCGTCCGAATTGCCAAGGAATTGTTAGGCAAATCGCTCGTGACGCAGTTTCAAGGGAAGCGGACGTCGGGGATGATTGTTGAGACGGAAGCCTACTGCGGGACCGACGACCGGGCCTGCCATGCGAACAACGGCCGGCGGACGGCGCGCAACGACGTGATGTACGGCCCCGGCGGTCATGCGTATGTGTACCTGTGTTACGGGCTGCACCATTTGTTTAATGTGGTGACCAATCGCGAGGGGCGGGCCGATGCCGTGCTCATCCGGGCTTTGGTACCGCTGGAGAGGATTGATGTGATGCTGCGCCGCCGCAAGATGAAGGAATTGCAACCCCGTCTGGCTTCAGGGCCGGGGGCTCTGACTGAAGCGTTGGGCATACGCGTGAAGCACAACCGGACCGATCTGAGCGGCGCCAGCATTTGGATTGAGGATTGCGGGATTGAATTCGGGAAGAACGAGATTTGGGCCGGACCGCGTGTCGGTGTGTCGTATGCCGGCGAGCATTCCCTCCGGCCCTGGCGTTTTTGCGTGAAGACAAAGGATGGTGTCATAAAATGA
- the tnpA gene encoding IS200/IS605 family transposase, translating to MSQSLARLHVHLIFSTKNREPVLHDTVRNSLHRYMATILQNFDCPPVLINSVEDHVHVLFELGRAVAVSDAVKEVKRASSKWIKTQGGEFAEFAWQAGYGAFGVSESNVVPVREYIARQREHHHKKTFQEEYRDFLKRYRVVFDERYVWD from the coding sequence ATGTCACAATCCCTCGCGCGATTGCATGTTCATCTCATCTTTAGCACCAAAAACCGTGAACCTGTACTGCATGACACCGTCCGCAATTCTCTGCACCGTTATATGGCAACGATTCTGCAAAATTTTGATTGCCCGCCCGTTCTCATTAATTCAGTTGAGGATCATGTTCACGTTCTCTTTGAGCTTGGCCGTGCGGTTGCGGTCAGTGATGCGGTTAAAGAAGTCAAAAGGGCTTCCTCGAAATGGATTAAAACCCAGGGCGGAGAGTTTGCAGAGTTTGCGTGGCAGGCTGGATATGGGGCGTTTGGAGTTTCAGAATCAAATGTCGTGCCCGTGCGTGAGTACATTGCCCGCCAACGGGAACACCACCATAAAAAAACATTTCAGGAAGAATATCGGGATTTTCTTAAACGGTATCGTGTGGTTTTTGACGAAAGGTATGTTTGGGATTAG
- a CDS encoding YggS family pyridoxal phosphate-dependent enzyme, protein MGGVINLKERLEVLKGEILACCQKAGRKSTEVRLVPASKGVESDDLRKAYDLGLKVFGENRVQEARVKQPLLPPDIEWHFIGGLQRNKAKEAVRLFALIHSVDSVELARELDRRAGESGKVQRILIEVNMGGEASKHGVEPGMAGPLAEAAWACKNLELSGFMTVAPYEADLEKVRPYFAGLRMLRDEMEAFSGKKLPELSMGMSHDYKAAIEEGATIVRVGTALFGARVAAAP, encoded by the coding sequence GTGGGAGGAGTCATTAATTTGAAAGAGAGGTTGGAGGTCCTAAAGGGCGAGATTTTAGCTTGTTGTCAGAAGGCTGGCCGGAAATCCACAGAGGTTCGACTGGTACCCGCCTCCAAAGGGGTGGAGAGCGATGACTTAAGGAAAGCTTATGATTTGGGTTTGAAAGTGTTCGGTGAAAACCGGGTGCAGGAGGCGCGTGTGAAACAGCCCCTTTTGCCGCCGGACATCGAATGGCATTTTATCGGGGGGTTGCAGCGGAACAAGGCGAAGGAGGCGGTGCGGCTTTTTGCCCTGATCCACTCGGTGGATTCGGTGGAGCTGGCCCGGGAGCTGGACCGGAGGGCGGGGGAATCGGGGAAAGTGCAGCGGATTTTGATTGAAGTGAACATGGGAGGGGAAGCCTCAAAGCATGGCGTGGAACCCGGGATGGCAGGGCCTTTGGCGGAGGCCGCATGGGCTTGCAAGAATCTGGAACTAAGCGGCTTTATGACCGTGGCGCCCTACGAGGCGGACCTGGAGAAAGTGCGCCCGTATTTTGCCGGGTTGCGCATGCTGCGCGATGAAATGGAGGCGTTTTCCGGCAAAAAACTGCCAGAGCTGTCGATGGGCATGAGCCATGATTACAAAGCCGCGATCGAGGAGGGGGCGACAATCGTGCGCGTGGGCACGGCGTTGTTTGGCGCGCGGGTTGCGGCCGCGCCGTGA
- a CDS encoding LysR family transcriptional regulator: MQVESFRVFRDLVESQSFSKAAQLNNITQSAVSQQIRAMEERFRIPLIERSSKRFALTREGDLLYQASKEIITQFDSLQHQFNEMRNIVSGNIRIATVYSIGLHELPPYLKSFLKEFPNVNVHVEYRRSNQVYEDVQTGTCDLGMVAFPAQKKNLKTESFKKDRLVVICAPTHPLSSKSEIEITELAPYKLIGFEPDIPTRRAVDKMFREAGYEPKPVMEFDNIETVKRAVEIDAGISIVPRATIEQEVKGKSLSCIEFKGKPYHRPLGIIYKSGRVLSPAMKRFLKTLKDTTGETNGQFPAN; this comes from the coding sequence ATGCAGGTAGAATCTTTCCGCGTTTTCCGTGACTTGGTTGAATCTCAAAGTTTCAGCAAAGCCGCGCAACTCAATAATATCACCCAGTCCGCTGTCAGCCAGCAGATTCGAGCGATGGAAGAGCGCTTTCGGATTCCGCTCATCGAACGCAGCAGCAAACGCTTTGCCCTCACCCGGGAAGGCGATTTGCTCTACCAAGCCAGCAAGGAAATCATCACCCAATTCGATTCCCTCCAGCACCAGTTCAACGAAATGCGCAATATTGTCTCCGGCAATATCCGCATCGCCACGGTTTACAGCATTGGACTGCACGAGCTGCCCCCGTATCTCAAATCCTTCCTCAAGGAATTCCCGAATGTCAACGTGCATGTCGAATACCGCCGCTCGAACCAGGTGTACGAAGATGTGCAAACCGGCACCTGCGACCTCGGCATGGTTGCGTTCCCCGCGCAAAAGAAAAACCTGAAAACCGAGTCGTTCAAAAAGGACCGCCTGGTTGTCATTTGCGCTCCGACTCATCCCCTGAGCAGCAAGAGCGAAATCGAGATCACCGAACTGGCCCCCTACAAATTGATCGGTTTTGAGCCCGACATCCCGACCCGCCGCGCGGTTGATAAAATGTTCCGCGAAGCCGGATACGAACCCAAACCGGTGATGGAATTTGACAACATTGAAACCGTCAAACGCGCCGTTGAAATTGACGCCGGGATTTCAATTGTGCCGCGCGCAACAATCGAGCAGGAAGTCAAGGGCAAGAGCCTCTCCTGTATTGAATTCAAAGGCAAACCCTACCATCGCCCGCTGGGCATCATCTACAAGAGCGGACGCGTTCTCTCGCCCGCCATGAAACGATTCCTGAAAACCTTGAAGGATACAACGGGCGAAACCAACGGCCAGTTCCCTGCGAATTGA